In Capsicum annuum cultivar UCD-10X-F1 chromosome 11, UCD10Xv1.1, whole genome shotgun sequence, one genomic interval encodes:
- the LOC107871000 gene encoding pentatricopeptide repeat-containing protein At4g02750: MMNQAIFQLLQTCKTLNRLKSVHAHLLVRGSIASSDLILNKIIRLYSHFGGTDYARKVFDEITERNPFLWTSMIHGYVENSQHTEAFYLFRDMRSLDVTPLNFSISSILKVFGRLKWSRDGEGMFGFIWKCGFGFDLIVMNSVIDCFMRCGEVDCARQVFDEMEEKDVVSWNSMISGYVNNGRLEIALELFDGMDEKNVVSWTSVICGYVRKGDMVEARNIFDAMPTKDMAAWNVMISGYIDVGDVHTASFLFRAMPHRDTGTWNLMISGYCKAGQLEKAKDYFEQMPRRNVVSWTMMIDGYVKSGKLHEAKCLFDEMPEKNLVTWSTMISGYAKNGKPSAALELFKNFRKQSLELDETFILSVISACSQLGIVDAVESVISDDVGSRYFSDSRVVNSLIDLYAKCGNIEKASQVFEAADKKDFCCYSTMIAAFANHGLVEKAVSLFEDMQRKNFEPDEVTFLGVLSACNHGGLVDEGRRYFKQMTEEFGVEPTDKHYACMVDILGRGGFLEEAHEMILSMHLAPTSAVWGAMLAASNVHRNVQMAEIAASELFKIEPENSGNYILLSNIYAAAGKWRDVARVRALIREHHVKKNRGSSWIELGSAVHEFVRGDVSHVDADRICFVLSLLKEDMKLSGYIKDKDLHPISTVYPSYLSLSGDTEMDEEHF; the protein is encoded by the coding sequence ATGATGAATCAAGCTATTTTCCAGCTTCTCCAAACATGCAAAACTCTGAACAGGTTAAAATCAGTCCACGCTCATTTGTTAGTACGTGGTTCCATTGCCTCGTCAGACCTCATATTGAACAAAATCATTCGCCTTTACTCTCATTTTGGTGGCACAGATTATGCTCGTAAGGTGTTCGATGAAATTACTGAACGAAATCCTTTTCTTTGGACTTCTATGATTCATGGGTATGTTGAAAATTCTCAGCATACTGAAGCTTTTTATCTTTTCCGGGATATGCGTTCGCTAGATGTCACGCCTTTGAATTTCAGTATATCATCTATACTGAAGGTGTTTGGACGGCTGAAATGGTCGAGGGATGGTGAGGGGATGTTTGGGTTTATTTGGAAATGTGGgtttggttttgatttgataGTGATGAATTCTGTGATTGACTGTTTCATGAGATGTGGGGAAGTTGATTGCGCGAGACAAGTATTTGATGAGATGGAGGAAAAGGATGTTGTTTCTTGGAACTCAATGATATCGGGTTACGTGAATAATGGAAGACTTGAAATTGCACTCGAGTTGTTCGATGGCATGGATGAGAAAAATGTTGTTTCTTGGACTAGTGTGATATGTGGCTATGTTAGGAAGGGAGATATGGTAGAGGCTAGGAATATTTTTGACGCTATGCCGACTAAGGATATGGCTGCTTGGAATGTGATGATTTCAGGGTACATTGATGTTGGTGATGTGCACACAGCGAGCTTTCTGTTTCGGGCAATGCCACATCGCGACACTGGAACATGGAATTTGATGATATCGGGGTATTGTAAGGCGGGTCAGTTGGAAAAAGCAAAGGACTACTTTGAACAAATGCCCCGTAGGAATGTGGTGTCGTGGACTATGATGATAGATGGCTATGTGAAGTCTGGGAAATTGCACGAAGCAAAGTGTTTATTCGATGAAATGCCGGAGAAAAATCTCGTTACATGGTCTACCATGATTAGTGGTTATGCTAAGAATGGGAAGCCTTCTGCTGCCTTAGAATTGTTCAAAAACTTCCGAAAGCAGAGTCTGGAACTGGATGAGACTTTTATTTTAAGTGTCATCTCAGCTTGCTCTCAATTAGGGATTGTAGATGCAGTTGAGTCGGTAATAAGTGATGATGTAGGATCCAGATATTTTTCTGATTCACGTGTCGTTAACAGTCTGATAGACCTCTATGCGAAGTGTGGAAATATTGAGAAAGCCTCGCAAGTATTTGAAGCGGCGGATAAAAAAGATTTCTGTTGTTATAGTACAATGATTGCTGCGTTTGCTAATCATGGCTTAGTTGAAAAAGCAGTGTCTTTATTTGAGGATATGCAAAGAAAGAACTTTGAGCCTGATGAAGTAACTTTTCTTGGGGTTTTGAGTGCTTGCAACCATGGAGGACTTGTCGATGAAGGGAGGAGGTACTTCAAACAAATGACTGAAGAATTCGGAGTCGAGCCCACAGATAAACATTATGCATGCATGGTTGATATCCTTGGCCGTGGTGGGTTCCTTGAGGAGGCGCATGAAATGATATTGAGTATGCATTTGGCGCCCACGTCAGCCGTTTGGGGTGCAATGCTTGCAGCTAGCAATGTTCATCGTAATGTCCAGATGGCTGAAATTGCAGCATCTGAGTTATTCAAGATTGAGCCTGAGAATTCCGGAAATTACATTCTCTTGTCCAATATTTATGCTGCTGCGGGAAAATGGCGTGATGTAGCTAGAGTAAGGGCACTGATTAGAGAGCATCATGTGAAAAAAAATCGGGGATCTAGCTGGATTGAGTTGGGTTCTGCGGTGCATGAGTTTGTAAGGGGAGATGTATCACATGTGGATGCAGACAGGATATGCTTCGTATTGAGTCTACTAAAAGAAGATATGAAGCTTTCAGGATATATAAAAGATAAGGATCTGCATCCGATTTCTACGGTGTACCCTTCTTATCTATCTCTTTCAGGTGATACTGAAATGGACGAGGAACACTTTTGA
- the LOC107871980 gene encoding F-box protein At3g07870-like — translation MHISKTTSNGKKKQHHVNICIPKEVVVEILQRVPGQDLYQTLKEVCMLWCSIIYSGRFAYSHVERGILKSSSSFSQLEAVIVSMTDDKRSVIVSALEWHSLPASALEEEHERYLETKYIYTANDILISTIHRMREMMRVNSVNGFVCFCSDDACLHVCSPITTEYFTTPPYSYNTNNAFFRFAAVGFGFCELSYEYKVIVLYRDAECLKSGVIQPFVLTVGADVVEVSESNS, via the coding sequence ATGCACATCTCAAAGACAACATCCAATGGAAAGAAAAAGCAACATCATGTCAACATTTGTATACCCAAAGAAGTTGTTGTTGAGATATTACAAAGAGTACCTGGCCAAGATTTGTATCAAACTTTAAAGGAAGTATGCATGCTGTGGTGTTCAATCATCTATAGTGGAAGGTTTGCTTACTCACACGTTGAACGCGGAATATTAAAATCTTCATCATCATTCTCTCAACTGGAAGCAGTTATTGTTAGCATGACTGATGATAAGCGTTCTGTCATAGTTTCTGCATTGGAATGGCATAGTCTTCCAGCCTCTGCACTCGAAGAAGAACATGAAAGATATTTGGAGactaaatacatatatacagCAAATGATATATTGATCAGCACCATACATAGAATGAGGGAAATGATGAGGGTGAATTCCGTGAATGGTTTTGTCTGTTTCTGTAGCGATGACGCTTGTCTCCATGTCTGCAGTCCCATCACTACAGAGTATTTCACGACTCCACCATATTCTTATAATACTAATAATGCATTCTTTCGGTTTGCTGCAGTTGGCTTTGGATTTTGCGAGCTTTCATATGAATACAAGGTGATTGTTCTTTATAGAGATGCAGAATGTCTAAAATCTGGTGTAATTCAACCATTTGTTTTAACTGTTGGAGCTGATGTCGTGGAGGTCTCTGAAAGCAATTCCTGA